The genomic segment GGGCGAGGGGGCAGTCCTAAACGAAGCACGTGAGGACGCCAGCGCCTCCAGGCATAAATTCCCTAAGCCAAAAACAGTCAAACAGCATAATAACAACGTCATAATCACATGGTTAACTTAGTTGTAAATGAGCATATGGTTGAGaaaggtgtgttgtgttttcaggAGCCGGattgttgtcactgttgttgtactttgctttttggtgtgcgtgtgtgagagagagagagagagagaatctacgtgtgtgtatgtgttgacgTCCGAGGCCTGAGCCCTAGTGTCCTTCTGACGTCACGAACGCACGGAGGAGAATGCGTCGTCATTCGTTATTCTGGACATCCATTCGCCCTGTCCTTGTTCTTGCGTGTTATTTCACTTGCATGTCTGGAGGATCGTCTTGATCTCatgttcatcccccccccccctctctctctctctctctctctctctctctctctctctctctatatatatatatatatatatatatatatatatatatatatatatatatatatatatatacatatctcaatctccctctctcctctctctctctcctctctctctctctctctctctctctctctctctctctctctctctctctctctctctctctctctctctctctctctctctctttctctctctctctctctctctctctccttcctccctccctccctccctccctccttctctctctccctgcgatGTCTTATTTTAGCAATGgcctttatcatttcttttgatGGATCTTTACCTCGTCTTATTCTGtattgtctgtctttgttttctttgaattGTGCCTTATTTAGATACCTCGCTTGGGTGATAGATCAGATcggatctatatatatgtgtatgtatgggcgGTTatgtatagcaatatatatatatatatatatatatatatatatatatatatatatatatatatgatataatatatatgtacacacacacacacacacacacacacacacacacacacacacacacacacacacacacacatatatatatatatatatatatatatatatatatatatatatatatatatatatatatatatattgtgtgtgtgtgtggtgtgtgtgtgtgtgtgtgtgtgtgtgtgtgtatatatgtatatatatatatatatatatatatatatatatatatatatatatatatatatatatatatatatatatatattgctatacatAACATGCGGccatgcggccatgcgcccccgtcggcgttagccccttgatgatgatgatgatatatatatgtgtgtgtatgtgtgtgtctgtaagtatatAGGTTAGTGGAGTCTTGTCTTGTTCAGTGGAGACAACCTTCAACATTAAAGTCATGACTGATGGCTAATATTCAGCTGTCTCTCTGGAAGGATGATTTAGCACGCTTCTCTGCGATGAGGAAATATTTTCCTGAAAAGAAAAGGCGACGGCGGTGGGCCAGAGACAATGAGACTTAGATATGTTATTACGATGTTTTTATTAGAGGGTTTAGAATGCAgaacttttttttgtctgttgcttAATCCATTATTGCTGGATGGATACTAATACATGGGGGAGATTCACATGTTTGTAGTATCATCGTTGATGGCATCTACAGGTTATTACGAatatcatacgcacacacacacacacacacacacacacacacacacacacacacacacacacacacacacacacacacacacacacaacacacacatatttacatacagacatacacatacctatatatatatatatatatatatatatatatatatatatatatatatatatatatatatatacatatacacatatacatacatgcatgtatgtgtatgtgtttgattgtgtatatatgtatatgtatatacataaatacacacacacacacatatacaagcacacacacacatacacacacacacacacacacacacacacacacacatacacacacacacacacacacacacatatatatatatatatatatatatatatatatatatatatatatatatatatatatatatgttgtgtgtgtgtgtatctgtgtgtgtgtgtgtgtgtgtgtgtggtgtgttgtgtgtgtgtgtatgtgtgtgtgtgtgtgtgtgtgtgtgtgtgtaacacatatatatacatataatacatatatatatacatatatatatatatattatatatatatatatatatagatatttatatatatatatatatatatatttgtgtgtgtgtgtgtgtgtgtgtgtgtgtgtgtgtgtgtgtgtgtgtgtgtgtgtgtgtgtgtgtgtgtgtgtgtgtgtgtgtgtgtgtgtgtgtgtgtgtgtaaacacacacacacacaatatatatatatatatatatatatatatatatatatatatatatatatatatataatatatatatatacatatatatacatatatatgaatacatatatatatatatatatatatatatatatatatattgtgtgtgtgtgtgtgtaagtgtgcatttgcttgcttgtgtgtatgatattactATGCGTATTTtattgtgtttgcatgtgtgggaCCACGTACGTGTGCTTTTGATTCAGGAACTTGTCTCTACGTAATCAATATGCATAACCTAATCTTGACTAAATTTCGGATGTATCGATTTTTTTACCATTCTTTCGACTGTATTCAGACGCAATAGCCATTTCTGATATAGTAATAGTTATTGATATTGGAAAATGCCAAACTACTTCTTCTCAAGCTAGAgacagtatttatttatttatttatttttaatataaaaaaatgtcaagTCTCACCAAACTTACCTCTCAGGACAAGTTTGTCATTTAATatacgataaataaaaaaagaatttaaaaaaatgcttctTTTTCCGCCACAGGTCACCAGGCGAAGCGATCAGCTGATGCCAACGTTGGGAATCCCTGCTCATCAAcctagtgtttttttgttttgttttttgttttttgtttgacattatcattgtcttttttcccccttgtggaGGATCTCCTCCTTCTCAAAGTCTTCAGGAATTTGGTCTGTACTGAAGCAGTTGTGAGCCGACCAGTTTCCCGTAccatttgatttgcttttttgtgtttgtttgtttttctgtttcctcGGGTCTGAAGGTAAAATACAGTACGGTTTCGACAGTTTTTCAGTTTATGACGATAATGCTGATACTGATGGCAGAGATGATACTGTTCGTAAGGAtggtgatagtagtgataatgataataataataatgatgataatgatgatgatgatgatgatgataatactaatgttaatgatagtaataataatagtaagataatcatagtaatgataatagtggtaattatgataatagtaatagtgatagcaacaacaataataatgatgataataattactattattattgttattattattattattataatcatcatcagcagcattatcatcatcatagtaatgataaagatgataataataatgatggcaataataataataataataataataataataataataataacaataataataataatgacgattataataacagtaataacaatgataacaagaacaataataacaccattaAGAACAAACGATCTCTTTAACATGTAGACTGAAAGCAAGTCTATCTTgtgacttccctcccccccccccacccccacccacctacacagAATGACAAACGCTTTTCTTGACAGCCATTCCCGAGCTTACGAATTTAAGTCTAACTTTTAAACAAAAGGCAGGACTCActagcattgtttttcttttttttttttttcttttttttttttttcttaacaaccGAACTACCATCTCTAGAACCAGTACAAGCCAGATAAGAACAATATTGATTTGCTCTCTTGTACATGTTATTGCATGTTACAAGGAGTGTACTAGAATATATACTCTTGCAAACTGCTCTTTCTGGTATAGTCTAGATGCAACCGATCTTGCAAGCACACAGGAACAGAATACGAATGTTGGTTGCGAACAATCGTATTTTGAAAATACGTCTCCTATTTTTTCCCTCAGTTATTGAAATTCCGTCGAAAACGACAAAAAGTGATATAGACATCAGAGGAAACGTGCCATTTTCTTAAGGTTAGACAGACTTCCGTGATGCATTGCAATAACGTAACGTTGCAATAACGTTTCTCATCATGAATAGCAGAGGTATTTTCCAACACTtccttgtcatcatttttatttccttttcttcccatgTAGAGCAGGAAAAGAAACTAAATCCTTAATGTAATGTCATTTTATATCCAATCTTGTATTGTTACATCCTTCTGATAGCATCTGATAgcatatgaataattaatattagatatataaatgcgAATATTTTTTGTGTCAATGTCTTGATGTGCGTGTCCATAGTGTTCTGAATGTAACTTCACTTGTCGTCTGTCCTACAATGGCTCCGGAAGTTTTAGCATAAACTTATTACATGTGGTGGAAGCAAAAGTGTTATGACTTCTGCCTGCACAAAGTGAGTTCCGGTAAGATACATTTTGGAGGTCAGTTCAACGTGTCGTTTTATcttttactcttattgttattatgtgcCTTTctcttaacttttctttttttactcttcctctaTGTGTACTTGATATTTTTCTGTATCCACTTTCgtggcctttctctctctctctctctctctctctctctctctctctctctctctctctctctctatctctctctctctctctctctccctctctctggtcAACATTTTTTTATTCGCCCACTTATCCGTAAAAATATGGGTTGTGGGTTACCTCAACAAAATTGTTAATATTTGgtatttactttatatttctttaataggACACAATATGAATTCAGGAATATTATATAGGACCAGACACAGAATTTCAGGCTGTGGTGACAACTCTGATGATGGCCAAGATGTGGCAGATCCAGATTTCTCTCCTGAGACAGTTGGTACTTGGCAATGATAGCTCGGATGAAGATGGCCTTTTATGCCTGCCCATGAAGAGGGAAGTGCTCCTACTCAACAGCCACAGAAACCATGTGCCAAGAAACGTAGACTAACTGCAGAAACTGTAGTTGTAGTTCAGCCTGGTCCTGAGCTTCCTAATCTCTATCCACCAGAGGATGATTTTACCAAGCCAGATGATCTCCAAACACCTTGTGAATATTTTTCTCAGTTCTTTTCACGTGGAATGATTGGTCATTTATCACTCTACACAAACTTGACAAGAGCTGACATACTGCATTCAAACATATGTTACTCTACACTGGTAGAGCATTTACCACCAGTTGAAGATTACTGGAGTTTGCAGCTGCGGTACGACCAGGCAGTTAAGTAAATGAGTGCCAAAAGGTTCAAGTCCCTGGCTTTTGCACAAGTGAGGAGCCAAAATGCTGAATCGGAAGGTCATGCCTGTCGCTGTGAAACAGCCAGTACCATGGTAAAGGTGAACAAAAAGATTAGTGCTGGAAAACGCCCGTCTCAAAGCACCACCCCAGACaacagtaacacacacaaaaaaacacactggTTTTCGGTATGACTGCATTGATCACTGGGCGATGCCCACGGGATCAGAGGCTCAGTCAAGGGGGCGCTGTGGTCATTGTCACACGGGGGATTCTGGTTTCAAACGCATGAATGTGTGATGTGCTCGTGTCCAAAAAAAGCAAGGTTCTTTTGTGATATAAGAAGTAAATCTCCAAGATCCTCTTAGTATAAATTTCCAAAGGCAGGCACTGTGAGCTAAATACTTTCAGTTGTGTTTGAaagaaataatttgaataattattcaaatgtctTTCAAAATAGCTGTGATGGTATGCCTCATGTTGTTTTTGGCTATCAGCTATTTACATCGatgatttttcattatgtttcatgtatttttatgcatataaatataaatattttgtttctgtggaatatatatatatatatatatatatatatatatatatatatatatatatatatatatatatatatatatatatatatatatatatatattattcatttgatAACAGAGAAATCACATTTCGTTATTTAGTCATTTtaacaaaggaaaatatattatcattatcacaaacttAATTTTTACTTAAGTTAACTTACTGTACCCATGTCACAAGTAACAAATCAATATATTTGTTTAAGGACTGTAAGTGGGCAGCTCAACAATATATGAAAACTATGAATTTACAGAAAAATGTTTCAAGTAAGAGTTATTTACtcccaaaataagaaaatattacataaaaaaatcttGAACCTATTTCTACAAGTGACCATTGAAGGGATAAGCATAAACGTAAACTCTGATCACTACCGTATTGTCCTCATGACCTTTACAGACTTATAACATTTCCAGTCTTAGCCAAGAGCATATCCTCGGGGAAAGGCAAATTTTGGTATGTTAAGTATCAGGGAATTTTAATCCAACGCTTGACCTCTTCTATTGACCTGTTTATAAACAATACACATAGGATAGTACTCAATATAACACGTATTGATGTTTAAAGAGATGTATAGTGCCATATATATGCGCACCTGAGAAGTCGTCACAGAAACGGAAAAGCTTTTCCCTactatgtaatgtaatgtaaaataataataataataatagtaataatgataataataataataataaaattggtcATCTAAGTCTACGGACCTATTCGGATCCAGCGTGACAGGAATTTTATATTAAACCATCAAATTATGTTATTTATCTGTTAACACTAACAACTGGATGTAAAATAATACGTAATAGGGCATATGTGTTCCTCATCAGCCTTCTTATGAAAATTAAAAGTAGCGGTAAAGTAACAGATTccagaaaccccctttttttctctctctctcttttctttttactgtgcTGTAAACGAGCTAATTGTAGAAAAATAAGCATTGCTGACGAGGAGCGTTCTTACTCTACTTAATAAAATCAAATCCAGAATTgctttaatgcattttttttatcagctAAATTTTGCTAATTGTTTTAgccaattatgtgtatatatgtgtgtatatatatgcatgtatatttttattttatttaatatatatatataatataaaaaaatttttttttttttttttttaaaatatattatttttatttattatatttaaaaattttaatataaaaatatataaaatttaaaaataattatattataaatatattattattttttataatatatatatatatattaaatatgtgtgtgttttgtgtgtgttgttttttttttttatataatatattataattattatatatataaaatatttttctttattagcttacaattttttcgttttattttctgtatatgtatgatattatattatttttaatatatatatatattatatattatatattttatatatatatatataattttatatatatgtatatatattcatctatgtatagCAGGTCCTTTTttgtgacctttgacctgggggggggggggggcttaaacaTCAAATGAAACGCAATAAGGtaactgtgataaaaaaaaggagagaggaagaaggaagaggagaagtaagagaaagagaagtagatgaagaagaagaaggagaagagagagaaggagaagggaaaggggagagaaagaggagaggaaaggaagaggaagagagaaagagagaggaaagggggggggggaaaaataaagaaagggagagagagaggggaaaaaaggggggggatatatatagaaagaagacagaaaagagagaggaaaaggggagagataaaatttaaaaataaaacaaaaaaggaggaaaaaacagtTCCAACTGAGGAGGGCATTTCGGATAAAAAAAGTACAGAGAGGCAACTTTGCAGGAGATAAaagtttacaaaatttaaaaaattaaggatTTTTTACCTGCGTCCGATAATGGGCTCTTGATCAATTTCGTAAGTATTCCTGGGGGgtttattaaatttatcatatgTCTACTGTGTAATACAACTGTAATCaaactgtctctctccccccccctttacccccccccccccccccccccccccccccccccttttccccccccccccccccccgcctccccccccccccccccctcccttttccccaccctccccccccccccccccccccccccccccccccccccccccaaaaaaaaaaaaatttttttttaaaaaaaaaaattttttttaaaaaaaaaaaaaaaaaataaaaaaaaatttttttttttttttttttttttttttttttaaaaaattttttttttaaaaaatttttttttttttttaaaaaaattttttttttttttaaaaaaaatttttttgccccccccttcccctccctttcccccccccctttccttcccctcctttccccccccccttccctttcctccactcccctctcctttccctctccctctccctccctccctcccccccgctctttctcttcctttattatgCAATAAGTCACAAGATCAGTAGCCTACGCAATACGAACTTATCATGGCATATAGCAGCCGCACAACTTCGTCGTCAGAAACTTCTTTGCAGAAAGTATAACTCATTCTTATGATTacgttattttaattttcatatattttcattggATTTTTACTTCTTTCCTTCGGATTAAAGAACAGTGATTATATAATTTGTCTGCCTGactctctctattactctcctctctctctctcctcccctctctccccctctcctctcctctctctcctcctctcctctctctccctcctctctctcctcttccctcctcctctctctcctctctctccttctctctccttctctcctctctccccttctcccctcctctcctctctctctctcctcctctctctctctctcttctctctcttcctctccctctcctctccccccctctccctcccctctccttctccccctccctctccctctcctttccccctttcctcccccccttttttttccccctttttccctttccctctctctcctctctccctctctctccctcttccctcctctctctctctctctctctcccctcctctctctcagtctctcattctctctctctctctctctcttttctctcttttttttttatatatattttatatattgtattatataatttatatatattatataaaatattaaaattatattatttttgtgtgtgtgtgtgtgtgtgtgtgtgtgtgtgtgtgtgtgtgtgtgtgtgtgtgtgtgtgtttgtgtgtgtatgtgtgtgtgtgtcgctcacTCGCTAGATAACACCTCctagtctccctctctctacctttctttccttttcctcccccctcccttactctcatttcccccctctcaCTATCTCCCCGTCTTTATCGATCGTCCTCTCTACTCTGTACCTTTTATTATTAAACCGCAACGGAAAACAGCAGTACTGTTTAGCCTTCTTTTAACCTTGACCTTAATGTATATGGGCGACTTTCTCATCAGCTGATCCGTCGGCCGTATGATTTGCTCTCCCTTCATGTGCAGATCTCTGTCTGTaccttatctgtttgtctgtctatcagtcagtctatctgtctgtctatctatctatctgtctgtctatctatctatctatctaacctatctatctatctatcctatctatcttatctatctatttctatctatatatgatttatatatatatatatatatatatattatatatataatatatttttatatataatatatttgtctgtttttttgtatctgcttgcctgtctgtcgtcTTTCTGTATACactcacaccaaaaaaaaaaaaaaaaaaaaaaaaaataaaaaaaaaaaaatatataagaaNNNNNNNNNNNNNNNNNNNNNNNNNNNNNNNNNNNNNNNNNNNNNNNNNNNNNNNNNNNNNNNNNNNNNNNNNNNNNNNNNNNNNNNNNNNNNNNNNNNNgtgtgtgtgtgtgtgtgtgtgtttgttgttttgctttatttattaattttatttatactttttagtTATAtcaagatattttattttctttcgttttttgtagGTTTTGGGAGTGATCGTGGCTCTCGTACGATCCGGCATAATTGTTGGATTGGGTTTATTTATTGtacgtattattaatatatatttattggtgtgtgtgtgttaatgcgtgtgaaggttgttgtgtgtggttattactGCGTGTATTATGGTGTGTAAtaagtaattttattttgtattttatattatttagtatatgtgtgtgtgtgtgtgtgtgtgtgtgtgtgtgtgtgtgtgtgtgtgtgtgtgtatatatatatatatatatatatatatatatatatatatatataatattgtgtgtgtgtgtggtgtgtgtgtgtgtgtgtgtagtgtgtgtgtgtgtgtgtgtgtgtgtgtgtgttgttgtgtgtgtgtgttttggttgttgtattatatatatattatatatagtatatcatattatatattatatatattatattatatatgtgtgtgtatgtgtatgtgtgtgttgtgtatgcatattgttttgtagtgttgttgtttgtttgtgatttatgtgtgtgttttgttgtgtgtgtgtgtatgtgtgtgttgtgtattgtatggtatagtgttttgttttgttgatttttgattgtatgtattgtttgttgatgttaatgtgtttgtgtgtgtgtgtgtgtgtgtttgtgtgtgtgtgtgtgtttgtttgggtctgtgtgtgtgtgcatgtgtgtgtgtgtgtgtgtgtgcatgtagtggtgtgtggtgtgtgtgtgtggtgttgtgtgtgtgtggtgtgtgtgtgtgtgtaagtccgcGTGTTACGATCAAAGTTGCCGCTATATTATTTTCTAACTTTTATTCCAATCATCTTATTGTCCTTACCTTCAACGCCCATCAATATTCTAAACCAAACTATATCAATCACCTGAAATCtgagaaaaaaacataaccatTAACCAGGTGTCATAATACACGAGAAATGGATCACGTGGCAACAGAAACCTTATTTCCTAACCTTGACAGGAAGACATGTGACTACGTGACCTTCTCCCTTGACAGGTGGCAGAGCATTGGCACACGACCTTGTCAAATGTGTATTTTgcattattaccttttaataaaGTGGGTAAGGTGAtagtttgatataattttatctgCCAATTTTCACTTGGTAGAAGGTAAGTGAAAGTGGCGATAATGATAGCAACTTCAATAATGATAACTTGAACAGTAAAGTTAGTGTTAACAATGAcgattaagtaataacgatagtaataatgataataatgatggtgataatgatgataatccttatgataataatacaagtaatgcaaatcttaataatagtactactactactaattctactgctcctaataataatatgaatagtaataatgataatgattatatatatatatatatatatatatatatatatatatatatatatatatatatatatatatggtactgattttgatcatagtaacaataatattgatgataatgacaataataatgataataataataacaaaaatcgaaataataacgataataataatcttagtagtaataatgataacgataataatgacaatattaataataagaagaagcaataaggataatagtaatagtgatgacaatcttaatgataataatcttaataacaataatgataatattagtatcaatgatgaaaacgatgatgatgataatactgataataacaactataataataatagatctaatagtagtgttaataatgataataacaataatgataatgataatgacaatgatgataattattatcattactattatcattattattattgtaacactgatgataataataataataataataataataataatggtaataataataataataataataataataataataataacaagaagaaaaggaagaagatgaaggagaacaataatagtaacagtaataataataataacaatgatgatataataataattatgaatatattagtattgatagtacgactactactactaataataataattataataacgatattaataataacgaatggtaaaaataataacgacgataataatgataatgatcataatgatgatgatgatgatgatgataataataataataataataataatgataaaaatgaaataataataatgattattatagtagtaatgataatgataatgacaatgataataatattaataacaataataatgacaataacaataataacaataataataatgataaaagtaataatgattgacaataatcacaatgacattgattataataataaggataacgattataacaatgacgataatggcaactataatgatagcaatgaaaataataaaagatatgatgatgataatcataacattgattattatcaataattataataacaatcactataatgataataataacaacaataacaacaataataatggtaatgatgataatgataataataatggtagaaacataataataacagtaatagtaataatagcaataacaacaataataatgatgatgatgataacagtaataattaaataataaccataatgataataatgatgatattaatgatgataatgataataataataaaaaataataataacaacaataataataataacaatagcaataataaaaagcataaataataatgatgataataatgatgatgatgatcataacactTGCAACAAtaactaagaataagaataacaataacaatgacaataataatgacaataacaaaaaataataaaaatagcaataacaataacaatatattgataatatagatggtaatgatactaatatagatggtaatgatactaatatagatggtaatgatactaatatagatggtaatgatactaatatagatgataatgataatgacggtaatatagaaaataatgataatgataataataaaaaatcaataatgat from the Penaeus monodon isolate SGIC_2016 chromosome 35, NSTDA_Pmon_1, whole genome shotgun sequence genome contains:
- the LOC119595342 gene encoding uncharacterized protein LOC119595342; the protein is MPAHEEGSAPTQQPQKPCAKKRRLTAETVVVVQPGPELPNLYPPEDDFTKPDDLQTPCEYFSQFFSRGMIGHLSLYTNLTRADILHSNICYSTLVEHLPPVEDYWSLQLRYDQAVK